The genomic region GTCAACGTCCTTTGGATCGAGCGCATTGGAGATATTGCGTACCGAAGGGGTGTCGGTCAGATCTTACTTAAGACCTGGGAGGCACAAGCCAAGGATGAGGTAGGAATTCTGCTTGGTTAGGATGACACTTGGTCAGCACGGAGTTGGAGTTTACGTTAGAATCTTGAAAATATGCCTTGGCCTGGAGTTGTAGGAATTTGTCTAAGCCTGTTGCACTATCAATATGAGGCCAGGGTTCATTTACTTCAGGACCTTAGCTGAGAAGATTTCCATGGCATATTGTAATCTATTTCTTGAGTTGCATTTCTTTTTCACTTCGTGATGCTACCGATTGAATCGACTTTGACGACACATGACTCAGCGCGGGACTTTTAACAGTCAAGAGACAGCAGCTCTACATTCCTTGTCCTCTGATATGGTCTCTATATAATCCTCGAAGTTGTCGACAACCAGTAGGCTCGGGCCTTTGGAATGACCTCCATGTCTTGTGAACATACCCACACAGGTGGAGGCACAGATCTTTGGAGAAGTTCAAACTCTGAAATTTGGCTTTGATGTGTTAGATGCCCCTGAGATTATTCCGAAGAGTATCTCTGCAGCTCTTAGGGTTACGGAATTGGATGCTGAGTTCGTCACCTAGTATTCAGAGACCGAGCAGGCCATGACTAGCTGCTTTCGTCATATATAGTATGTTAATAATCTTGCTAGTCTAAGCCTCGCCACAGTCATCTTGGAATTGACTTCATCGATGATTCTCTTTTACTGTCTCGACACTCAACTGGATTGTCACGGAGTTCCCAAATTCGAACAAGTCTCCACCAAGTGACCTCTTCTACCATCCACAACTGCAATCGAGATTCTGACGCCAAAAATTTGGTTCATAAGAACACAAGTCCCTGCAAGTTATACGCCATGGTGCCTGGTGCCAGAGGTCTGACAAATACTCCCAGGAGTCTTAACAAGGGAAGCTCTGTCCAGACAATCCAGACACAAGAAGGGCCTTCTTTACTCCTCCTGGCCTTAAATCCTCAACAAGCTTATGCACGCCAGAGTATCTGCCTTCCTGGCCATTAGAGCTAGCGGCGACTGATTGGCAACTGTTTAAGAAAGGCTGAACAGCAGTTCCTCATCAACGCTGTCCGAATTCGAGACCACGGAAACTTGAGGGAAGAACCTTTCAGGAAGAATGTCCTATAGGAGCTGAAAAAGACCAGACATGAAATTGCTGTTAGAGTCGGCAAGCCGTTTGACCTCGAAGCCTTCAGTTTCAACGAACGTATTATCTTAACACATCACCCTTAGGATTTTCATATCCAGAGTAAAGCCTCCAActactaatatacttattcCAGGCGTTATGGTCTCCTGAAAtaaagaagatgatggatcCGGCCAAAGCTACCAAGCCTGCCTGCGCTGAAGACAACGTACTTCCGGCAGTTACTGGGGGAGCCCGGGAAGAAGATACAGAGATTGCCTTTGGTGTGTAGATACTTTCCGATCTGATGATATTGTTTCCATCAGTGGTAGTGAGTCTCTTCTGGGAGATGCGATGAAGTCAGAATCTTCCCTCTTGGGCGCCCAATTTAATCTGTCGTGGACGCTTACAATTGAGATAAGTCTGATTGATTTATCGAAAGTATAGCGGTAGCGGCAGCGGCTCGAGAAACAAGAGCCGGTGAAGGTGCTGATCTTTCGAGGGATGTGAAAGATTTTGTGGATAACATTCGGGGGCCTCTTAGCTACCTTTGGATTCACTGACCAATTCCCCCCCTACAAAATCAAAGTTCTCAGGTGTTCAACTATTTTCTGGTTGGTATAgattagatattatattcAACTTTCGGTGTCAAGCGGCGATGTATCACAAAAAAACTCTACTGTATCTGTTTCTGCAACACTGACCATCCATAATACCCAGAGGTCCAAAAGTCATGAGGATTAGGAAACCTTAGCATTATGAGAACATGGAGAATTTGAGCTTAGTATTAGACTCATGAATCCTAGAGTGTATTGTATAGCTAGACCTATAAGGCCcaaaagaatatatttataagccATTATGATATCATTCAAGGTATTATAGATATATGCACTTCCTTAGGATATTGCATCCTCTCTTTCGCCGTAGAACCATGGCAATCCTGACTCAGGATTTTATGAGCCGCAAACAACACATCTGGATCGTATGGCTCTTTTTCTACAGGGAAGAGTCGCTTGGCAATAGAGAGGGTCGTCCCTCGTGTAGATCATGGTTCATCATCGGACATTCCATTAACCTTTTCTTGTGTTTTCAGCCATACGGTCACAGGGTGTATGAGGCTCACATGTGATACGGAACGTTCATGCGTTAGTGATTCGTGAATTCGCGAGCAACTCTTACTTTTGAGTTTCCTTCTTTAGGACGCTTTTGCTTTTGTGACACTTCATGTGCGTTACGGCTCCTTTGTTTACGAGCATTTTGCCTCATCTGAAGACCAGTTCACCTTCAAAAATCGACATTTCAGAGGAAATTTGTATCTTCATATGCAAGAGAGATGCCGTGCGACTTAGATATTGACTGTACGAcatataaaatataaatagcCCAGGTAGTTGAGTAATTTGTGCAACACGTATTTTCCGAGGACATCAAGGAAATACCAGAAATATCATGGCAGGTTTACCACGGAATTATTTCAAGTGCTTCCAGTTCTGGGTCTCAAGATAAGAGTTGTCTAATGTCAGCAACTTTAGTAGTGTTAAGAAATACAACAACTGGGGTTTACCTGAGGTATCTGACGTTCTAGGTTGATGATTGAGCGGCTCACTGTGATTGGCTCACCCCCCCTTTACCTCAGCCGCCCAATATCTCCGCCTGACCCTGGCATGGGACCCCTAACCGTCCCGTTCCCGTTAAGATCGGATCTTATCTCTCTTCAGCGAGTAAGGGGATTCAATGTCATCATCTCGCTGCCCCCACCACCCGGCGTCCTCCATCCACCTCGAGTTCCATCCCACTCATTGTAACTCGCTGCGACATACCTCTCTACGTTGTCAGGCGAGCAAGTGACCACGCGACTTGAACTCTACAAGCTCAAGTGCTTGATAACTCGGGCTATACGGGAGCTATCCAACGCGTACGCATGCGCTCCCTTACCGGCTCAACAGTCCTGAGCTGAAGCTATATTCGACGACTCTGCCACCATCCGAAGCGACGTCTATCGTTATACGTACGCCATAAGCTCAAGGCTTACCCACGACGACCTTTATTGAACAACATTGATACGTAGACGTCATGGAACGCGTTCGCAAAGCATTAGGCCGTCAACACTCAtccacatcaacatcagaaTACGAGCCTTTGACAGGTACTGAGGAAGCCACTCCTCTAGAAGGCTCAACAGTACTCGAGGGCCAACATGAGTTGCCGTTCTCGTGGATAGAATATAGTATCTTTGCCCTGCTGGGTGTCGCTATGCTCTGGGCTTGGTGGGTTTCTCTCTCTCGTATCCTGTGAATGTTGTAGTTAACGTAAAATAGGAATATGTTCCTTGCTGCAGCTCCATACTTCACAGCTCGCTTTGCCGGCGATGCTTGGATTCAGTCTAACTTTCAGTCTGCGATCTTGACCGTCTCTACTGTTACCAACCTCGGCGCGATGCTTGTTCTCACTAGTATACAGTACTCAGCATCGTACCCTTTTCGAATCAACCTGGCACTTGTTATCAATGTTTTCACTTTCAGTCTCCTGACTGCTTCTACAGTCATCGGACTAAGCGCGTCGCCGACTCTATATCTCGTGTTTCTGCTTGCTACAgtcgctgctgctgcctgGGCAGCTGGTCTCATTCAGAATGGAGCCTTTGCTTTTGCAGCCAGTTTCGGACGCCCAGAATATATGCaagccatcatggctggaCAGGGCATTGCCGGTGTCCTCCCCCCGGTCGCGCAAGTTTTTACCGTGCTTGTCTTCCCCCCCGAGAAGGACCAGAACACTTCTATCAAAGAGCCATCCTCTGAAGATGGACAGACATCAGCTTTTGTCTATTTCCTCACCGCCGTAGTCGTGTCAGTTGCTGCTTTGCTGTCCTTCGTCCCATTGGTTCGCCGCCATAACCATATCATTGAGAACCGCATGGTTGAGCAAATGAATGAGTCCATGCACAGCATTGAAGAGGCCGAACGTGCCGCTCGCAAGGTCACATCCCTTTGGAGGCTCTTCACTAAACTTCACTGGCTTGCCATTGGTGTGGCACTCACTTTCATTGCAACAATGTTCATGCCCGTTTTCACCGCGAAGATCCATTCCGTGAAAGAAAACTCCGGTGCTCTCTACCAGCCTTCCGCCTTTATTCCTCTTGGATTCTTCTTTTGGAATTTGGGTGACTTGGGTGGTCGTGTGGCCACGATATTACCTTTCTCCCTACGGCACCGCCCCTTTGCTCTTTTTGTTCTCTCTATTATCCGTTTTGGTATACTCCCGCTATACTTGCTTTGTAATATTGACGGACGTGGTGCCATTGTTTCGAGCGATTTCTTTTATCTCTTCATTGTTCAGTTGGTATTTGGTCTCACCAACGGCTGGCTTGGTTCTAGTTTCATGATGGCATCGGGCGAGTGGGTGGATGAAGGTGAGCGTGAAGCTGCTGGCGGCTTCATGGGGTTGTGTCTTGTGGCTGGGTTGTCCATCGGCAGCCTTTTGAGTTTCACCGTGGCCGGTGTCTAGAACGGATTACACAATATTACACTAGAATTGGGGTTTGGCGTTTG from Fusarium oxysporum Fo47 chromosome III, complete sequence harbors:
- a CDS encoding uncharacterized protein (expressed protein) → MHFLRILHPLFRRRTMAILTQDFMSRKQHIWIVWLFFYREESLGNREGRPSCRSWFIIGHSINLFLCFQPYGHRVYEAHM
- a CDS encoding nucleoside transmembrane transporter FUN26, with translation MERVRKALGRQHSSTSTSEYEPLTGTEEATPLEGSTVLEGQHELPFSWIEYSIFALLGVAMLWAWNMFLAAAPYFTARFAGDAWIQSNFQSAILTVSTVTNLGAMLVLTSIQYSASYPFRINLALVINVFTFSLLTASTVIGLSASPTLYLVFLLATVAAAAWAAGLIQNGAFAFAASFGRPEYMQAIMAGQGIAGVLPPVAQVFTVLVFPPEKDQNTSIKEPSSEDGQTSAFVYFLTAVVVSVAALLSFVPLVRRHNHIIENRMVEQMNESMHSIEEAERAARKVTSLWRLFTKLHWLAIGVALTFIATMFMPVFTAKIHSVKENSGALYQPSAFIPLGFFFWNLGDLGGRVATILPFSLRHRPFALFVLSIIRFGILPLYLLCNIDGRGAIVSSDFFYLFIVQLVFGLTNGWLGSSFMMASGEWVDEGEREAAGGFMGLCLVAGLSIGSLLSFTVAGV